The sequence TCATCTTTGAAATGCCAACCTCCGAGATCCAAAGTGCGATTTGTCGGATTATACAATTCCACCCAATCCTCAGGATTTGAGCCGGGCCCGCTATTATAATTGATCTCATTGATCACCAACTCATCGAGTTCGGCCTCAGCAATAAAAATCGGGTACAGCGACTGATCGGCCTTAAGCCGCAGTATGATTCGTTGATCGGTTCCACAACCTGTCTCGCTCCAACGATCAAACCGAAATCCGCGATTGGGGATTGCCTCAAGGGTGATCGGAATATCATGAAAGTAGCGCCCTTCCCAGGGATATGAAGTGACCAACACGCTATTCACTTTCAGCCAGCCCATGCCCGATTTCGGAGTTCCAAGGGTGAGCCGATGGGTTTCCTTTACATCCAGCTCCCACAATACATATTGCCAGAGCCGTGCTAACCGTTCACGGGCGAAAAATTTCAGATATTCCACGCCCGATTCCCACTCTGCTCTACTGCCTCCCCAGCGCTGAATCTCAAAATCGATATCCGGCCGGATGATGGCTGCCAAGGAATCGATGATAGCGCAGACCCGCTCTGGTAGAAGGGCGCTATTGAACAGATCGGCGCATTCGTTCAAAAAATAGGTCCGGTACTGATCATTTTGCAGCAATTTTCGCAGGATCAACGTGCCGCGGATGGTATCATCGGTCGCAAGTTCAAAAGTATTAGCGCTGATGAAAGCAAAAGTATTATCCAAATCCCATAACAACCAGCGCCATTGATCCCCACTTCGATAGCCGCAATAAGCGAAGTTATTATAGTCAGGCCAGTCCATATTGCCACTGTAAATTTCAACCAGATGATACCGTGTGAAATTTCTGAAATCGATTAGCTCTCGCGCCTTCTGATATGGCTCTGGCTGGCTGAAATCGTTGGACTGAAATAGCGCCATTAATTGGTCCCAGCGTTTTATCGACCCCTCTCTGGCTTCAGAAAAATTCTCAATGATGTCGCAGGGTTTGATTTCAAAATTCGTCTCCAAAAAATGCTCATCGATCCGCTCAATCAGATTGTAAATCCCCCACGGTCTCCCTGCTAAAAATAAAATGATTGGCCGGTTGCTCAGTGCGATGGCTGGTTCAATGCGGCGGCCCAATTCCTGAACCACAGCATCCCGAAGCAAGGTGCCATTTCCATAAGCGCTGTTTCCTGGGGCATCCTGAAACATAGCAGCGGTCACGAAACACTTAAACTCCTCGATAGATTTTGATGGGAACAAGCGATATCGCAGTTTGCTTTGACCATACTCGCTGCTTAAATAATAGCGCAGCGATTTTTTATCAAAAGCCCGACTGGTTCCACCATGGATCCTGATGCCTACATCCGCAGCGAAGGCTAACAAGCCATTTTCCTCAAAAAATTCGATCGTGGCTGGTCGCTCCCATTCGGCACCCCGCTCGTCGTAATTTGTGTAGATCCCTTGATCCCCCCAGAGATTCGATGGCGCGGTGATGACGGAAAGCACGGGCAAAGTGAAGCTTCGATTCACGAAATAGCTATGCGAAACAATTCGGCCAGGTTGGCAGCCCATCCGAAATACCCGAGCGCGAACCACTGTCGTTGTGCGGATGGTGATTGGATGCGAATAAATCGGGCTTGAAATCGTTGGCTCGGAGCAATCCAGTGTATAGCGAATCTCACCCCCAGGCGAACCAAGACTGAGCGTTAACTTGATCGAATCGGAATAGAACCCGCTGGCATGGGAGAAAATCGGTTCCTCCGCCTGGCAGGCAACTTGAGCCAACACGTGATTGAAATTTAGCATGATGAAGATAACAGCGATTGCGATTCGGTAAGTTTTAGATGCAGCGATCTCAATAGATGGGCGACTGCTATCGCCCCTATGCGATAGCATACACTTCTGAAGTGAGTAACATCCACGACTTCCTAATCTGGTCCAACATAGAGACAGGCCAAATTTGATCACCAATCCAAAAATTTTCCCTTGCAAATCAATCTTCATTGTGCTATATTCACTCCTTGAATTGCAATGCATTTGAGTAAGGTTCGGTGAATTGTCGAATTTTTGCAATCTTGCTGAAGAATAAGAGCATTCTTTTTCTAATTTTGCCAGAAGTATTTTTTGGTCATGATATCGATCACCGACAGCTTGGCGATATCCTCTTCATCTGAAAAGCATAAGAATAGCTGGGTTCTTATCATTGGAATGATTGCACAAAAAATATTCTTGCCTGAAGTTCGGCATCGTTTCTTCAATCAAATGTCACTCCCCAAAAAACAAGCTTGTAAAAAAACAAGTGTCCATGACTCCCTGAGCTCTGAAATCGGCATGGGAATTGTAAGTTATTCCCGAGAGCTCAGAAACGCTCCATCCACTTGGTGGTTTGGGTGTTGACCGATGACAGATCAGCGGATTTTGCTTGAATTCTAATGGCATAATTTTTCGATAAAAGCATTTTGCAAAAATTGTTCTATCTCAAAGCGCAATACTCAAAAATTTATCAGATCAGATGCGTTTTTAGGGGTGTGGAATTGCAAATA comes from candidate division KSB1 bacterium and encodes:
- a CDS encoding CotH kinase family protein, translating into MLSHRGDSSRPSIEIAASKTYRIAIAVIFIMLNFNHVLAQVACQAEEPIFSHASGFYSDSIKLTLSLGSPGGEIRYTLDCSEPTISSPIYSHPITIRTTTVVRARVFRMGCQPGRIVSHSYFVNRSFTLPVLSVITAPSNLWGDQGIYTNYDERGAEWERPATIEFFEENGLLAFAADVGIRIHGGTSRAFDKKSLRYYLSSEYGQSKLRYRLFPSKSIEEFKCFVTAAMFQDAPGNSAYGNGTLLRDAVVQELGRRIEPAIALSNRPIILFLAGRPWGIYNLIERIDEHFLETNFEIKPCDIIENFSEAREGSIKRWDQLMALFQSNDFSQPEPYQKARELIDFRNFTRYHLVEIYSGNMDWPDYNNFAYCGYRSGDQWRWLLWDLDNTFAFISANTFELATDDTIRGTLILRKLLQNDQYRTYFLNECADLFNSALLPERVCAIIDSLAAIIRPDIDFEIQRWGGSRAEWESGVEYLKFFARERLARLWQYVLWELDVKETHRLTLGTPKSGMGWLKVNSVLVTSYPWEGRYFHDIPITLEAIPNRGFRFDRWSETGCGTDQRIILRLKADQSLYPIFIAEAELDELVINEINYNSGPGSNPEDWVELYNPTNRTLDLGGWHFKDDQKSHDFQLPMGTRIEAKGFLILCRDQAAFRRCFPEATNVIGDFPFGLGRDGDEVRIYHLDGSLIDSVRFESQSPWPTEANGTGATLELIDPALDNCQPDHWRASPGYGSPGRPNRYLPQVTSLVVKSKDDSTNVTNSREVRIEMTEHDPDGQVVKWLLTEDSMQPHADDFILTARPTQYYIQGDEGLVTIYAWVLDNDGQVSELTASSHATIKMELFDPQQLESQQEKPNPVAREDMLICFPNPFNQHATILIRSSRPGPIYLNIFNTAGKLIRSMSIEQINLPQHQIRWDGTDADGRTVPSGIYVIQSQSRMGPRTIKVAMIK